The window ACGGTGGTGCGCGTCGACACCGAGGGCGTGCTGGTGGACGTGGGCGCCAAGTCCGAGGGCCTCATCCCCGCCCAGGAGATGTCGCGCCCCGGCGCCACCGCCGAGGTGAACGTGGGCGACCGGATCGACGTGATGGTCCTCCGCGCCGAGGGAGAGGAGGGGAACATCATCCTCTCCAAGCGCCGGGCCGACGTGGAGATGGCGTGGCGGCGCGTCCAGGACGCGCAGCGCTCCGGTGCCATCCTGCACGCCATGGTCGTGGACAAGGTGAAGGGCGGCCTGGTGGTCGATCTCGGCCTGCGCGGGTTCGTGCCCGGCTCCCACGTCGATCTGACCCAGGCCAAGGGCCGGCGCTTCGAGTGGTTCGTCGGCCAGTCCATCCCCCTCAAGGTGCTGGAGGTGGACCGCGGCAAGGGCCGCGTCGTCCTCTCCCACCGCACGGCTGTGGAGGAGCTGCGCAAGAAGGCCAAGGAGGATCTCCTCGCCCGGCTCGAGGAGGGGCAGGTCGTGGAAGGGACGGTGAAACGTCTGACCGACTTCGGCGCCTTCATCGACCTGGGCGGGGCCGACGGCCTGCTCCCCATCAGCGAGATGTCCTGGACCTACATCAAGCACCCCTCCGAGGTCCTGCGCCGCAACCAGCACCTGCGCGTGCAGGTCCTCCGGGTGGACCGGGAGAGCAAACGGATCTCCCTGGGCCTGAAGCAGATCCTGGACGATCCCTGGCGAGGGGTGCAGCAGCGCTATCGGACGGGCGACGTCGTGCGCGGCAAGGTGGTCCGGACCGTCGCCTCCGGCGCCTTCGTGCGGTTGGGCGATCTGGACGCGTTCTTGCCTATCTCTGAACTGGCGGAGCGGCGCGTGGCCAAGGTGGAGGATGTGGTCAAGCCCGGCGACACCGTCGAAGCGCTGGTGGCCGAGATCCGGCCGGAGGAACGGCGGATGACGCTGTCCATCCGCAGGCTGGAGCGTGACCGGGAGCGCCGTCGGGTCCGCGAGACGCTCAAGGCCCAGGAGGACGAAGGCCGCGTGACGATCGGCGAGATCGCCGGGGCCCTGCTTCAGCAGGCGGTCGGACCGCGTCCCGACGGCGAGGGGGAGTCCTCGGGACCGTAGTCGGGTCCGGACGGCAGGCTCCCGGCCGCGGCCCTGTTCATGCCCGGGAGCAGACGGTAGAATAGGGACGCGTCGGGGAGTGGCGCAACTTGGCCAGCGCGCACGGTTCGGGTCCGTGAGGTTGCGGGTTCAAATCCCGCCTCCCCGACCAGGCTTCAGGCAGGATCCTCACCCCGTGTGCAGCCAGGTGACGATGTGCAGCAGGACGATGCCGGCGTAGATCACGGCCGCCAGACGGACCGCGGTCAGGGTGCGCGGGTGCAGGCGCTGACCGCGGCGCACGACCACCGCGATGGCCAGGGCCAGTCCGGCCAGCGGGCCGAGCT is drawn from Armatimonadota bacterium and contains these coding sequences:
- a CDS encoding S1 RNA-binding domain-containing protein, whose protein sequence is MSEERQTVEAPEREEKVDLARVPRLAERQIVTGTVVRVDTEGVLVDVGAKSEGLIPAQEMSRPGATAEVNVGDRIDVMVLRAEGEEGNIILSKRRADVEMAWRRVQDAQRSGAILHAMVVDKVKGGLVVDLGLRGFVPGSHVDLTQAKGRRFEWFVGQSIPLKVLEVDRGKGRVVLSHRTAVEELRKKAKEDLLARLEEGQVVEGTVKRLTDFGAFIDLGGADGLLPISEMSWTYIKHPSEVLRRNQHLRVQVLRVDRESKRISLGLKQILDDPWRGVQQRYRTGDVVRGKVVRTVASGAFVRLGDLDAFLPISELAERRVAKVEDVVKPGDTVEALVAEIRPEERRMTLSIRRLERDRERRRVRETLKAQEDEGRVTIGEIAGALLQQAVGPRPDGEGESSGP